From Camelus ferus isolate YT-003-E chromosome 18, BCGSAC_Cfer_1.0, whole genome shotgun sequence, one genomic window encodes:
- the LOC116657446 gene encoding uncharacterized protein LOC116657446 isoform X1 — MVRALDYYSQEASRRRAPSRRTRRARRPALSGKDCQWRRGWWEREHGCTWGLRGRSSGGGEPGRRDEKPGQAELLPAPCRAPPGLSLRPRLALTSAPEIPWKLRGRDTAKAGEAPAGLLPSMLCQGTSSALHHPPGHKELLLVLKVCLKRGQKKLLPQLWTVGPQYPRVPQLPLWIQQTVDGNYSKTNKQKNARNFQKAKLEFAGSGNLRRGVGQPLGCTWSL, encoded by the exons ATGGTGAGGGCGCTGGACTACTACTCCCAGGAAGCCTCGCGCCGGCGAGCCCCGAGCCGGAGGACGCGGCGAGCGCGGCGCCCGGCCCTCTCGGGCAAGGACTGTCAATGGAGGCGCGGGTGGTGGGAGCGAGAACATGGCTGCACCTGGGGCCTGCGCGGCCGCtcgagtgggggaggggagccggggCGCAGGGACGAAAAGCCTGGGCAGGCGGagctcctgcctgctccctgccgCGCTCCCCCCGGCCTCAGCCTCCGTCCAAGGCTCGCGCTCACCTCTGCACCCGAGATTCCCTGGAAATTGAGAGGCCGGGACACTGCAAAGGCCGGGGAGGCCCCGGCCGGCCTGCTGCCTTCCATGCTCTGCCAAGGGACTTCCTCCGCCCTGCACCACCCTCCGGGACACAAAGAACTCCTGTTAGTTTTGAAAGTTTGCCTCAAACGCGGCCAAAAGAAATTGTTACCCCAACTTTGGACGG TCGGCCCTCAGTATCCGCGGGTTCCGCAGCTGCCTCTGTGGATTCAACAAACTGTGGATGGAAActattctaaaacaaacaaacaaaaaaatgccaggaactttcaaaaagcaaaacttgaatttgctggcTCAGG gaaTCTAAGGAGAGGGGTTGGCCAGCCTCTGGGTTGTACCTGGAGCCTTTGA
- the LOC116657446 gene encoding uncharacterized protein LOC116657446 isoform X2, with the protein MVRALDYYSQEASRRRAPSRRTRRARRPALSGKDCQWRRGWWEREHGCTWGLRGRSSGGGEPGRRDEKPGQAELLPAPCRAPPGLSLRPRLALTSAPEIPWKLRGRDTAKAGEAPAGLLPSMLCQGTSSALHHPPGHKELLLVLKVCLKRGQKKLLPQLWTGI; encoded by the exons ATGGTGAGGGCGCTGGACTACTACTCCCAGGAAGCCTCGCGCCGGCGAGCCCCGAGCCGGAGGACGCGGCGAGCGCGGCGCCCGGCCCTCTCGGGCAAGGACTGTCAATGGAGGCGCGGGTGGTGGGAGCGAGAACATGGCTGCACCTGGGGCCTGCGCGGCCGCtcgagtgggggaggggagccggggCGCAGGGACGAAAAGCCTGGGCAGGCGGagctcctgcctgctccctgccgCGCTCCCCCCGGCCTCAGCCTCCGTCCAAGGCTCGCGCTCACCTCTGCACCCGAGATTCCCTGGAAATTGAGAGGCCGGGACACTGCAAAGGCCGGGGAGGCCCCGGCCGGCCTGCTGCCTTCCATGCTCTGCCAAGGGACTTCCTCCGCCCTGCACCACCCTCCGGGACACAAAGAACTCCTGTTAGTTTTGAAAGTTTGCCTCAAACGCGGCCAAAAGAAATTGTTACCCCAACTTTGGACGG gaaTCTAA